Genomic DNA from Vespula vulgaris chromosome 5, iyVesVulg1.1, whole genome shotgun sequence:
ctggTCCTGAACTCTAACAGATACTATctgttagaaagagagagtgtgtcTATTCAACGAGTCCCGATTAAGAGAAGCTCATTCCATCGTGTGGAAGCGATAGAGCCACTAATTGGTTGTCTTCATTGTTCGAATTCGACTTACGAATCGATTCGAAGCTATTCAACGACCACCCCGAGCGATCGGATGGGCGTTCCTAAGCTATCTAGAACTGTCTCGAGAGAACGTTGGTTGGATTTACTCGAAAGAATACGAGGAAGGGAACGCATTTTCCTTTCTATagcgttcctttttttttcttgctacGACAGCTGGTAAGATCGATTAACATACCCGTCCAAGAGGAcacagagaagagagagaaagagagagagagagagagagagagagagagagagagagagcaggtTTAAAGAATTTCGCGCGAGCCAGCTTTTCCGACGGGGTGTCAGGAAAAGACGGATGGATGGACGGACGGGGCTAGATAGGACTAAATACGGATCGGGAGatagaggaaggaaggattcCAAGCGTAGACAGCACTCGTCCGACCTGgagtttaattattttagtcTTAGCGAGCTGTGATTAGCGCGTCAACCCGGTAAACCAGACTTCAGCTGTCGCACCTTTGATCTGAGCCGGGACGCCccgatatttttctctctctctctctctatctttttctcttcctctcgtactcttttctcttaccAGTTTGTACACCGTGTAGGTATATGTACTCTGCTCCTGGTCAAGAAGGACGATGCCGTTGCACATCGACCAATCGTGCGTTTAGGTGTTAATGACAGGGTCGCTATTATACATGCGCCCTCGTAACAAGAGCTGCGGCTATACgcgtcttttcttctttccttcttcttcttcttctccatcttcttcttctccttctccttctccttcttcttcttcttcttcttcttcttcttcttctcctccatcGTCTCTTCTGCTTACGCGTTTGGTATACCAGCTATATCGCGTTGTATTATAGCTTTCATAACGCCGACGCCGCGAAATTGTGGCGCACCAGTGGTTCTCAATGGTACCATCGTATCTTGGAATAAGCAATCGTTTCAATCACCCCTATTATACATATTGTTCTTGGGAAAGAAACCTCtcccatacatacataaaactCTGGCAAGAGTCTCTGGACGGGTTTCGAGCCTTTCTTCGACGTGGAAGGGTTGAAAGAACTCGGCCGTCGTCCTCATTCGAGGGCGCGGGTCAGTTGCGAACCTATAACCAACCGGCAAATCGGTTCCTGTATCGCGAGAAGCACGTAGAAGTAATATATGGGATCcattcttctctccctctcctcgtCTCGGTCTTTTCCTCGTATGAGAACGCTGGCCCATCCCACCGGTTATTATCGGGGGTAATCGTGCCTAAAAGCCGGTGCCCGCTTTTGATTAAAATTGCCTTTTAATTCATTTGGCAGCCTCTAATCTCCTGGCGGCTTCGATCAGAGGGCAGAAGCAGTAAGGAGACGGGGGTGGAGTTTTCGAGagtgaataagagagagagagagaggaagtctctcggttctttttctctctttctttctttcttttagcaCGACGAAGAAATTCCTCGGTCATGTTCCCCGTCGCAAAAATTCTTCTCGAAAAGTCCTCGCAATCtctaaaaattaaatcgaaactcGGTAATCCTTATTTTTAGGAGTTTAATATACGAGTATCGAGGCTAACCAAACGAGGAGAAAGGATCTTTGATTTTTGGTATTTAGAAGCTCTTGGCACTCCTTCAAAGTCGATATCGAAAACCGCAGGACATACATGGAAGAATTCCAAACACTTACCGGTATTGTAATGTCTTGCGATGTAGTAGTGAACTATTTCAAGATATTGTCAATTTCGTATATGCCACGGCTTcgacttatatacatacataaatacattgCCATTGCCCCGTTTTTCTAAGAGAAAATTCTCTCGGGTTAATTTaatggatcgatcgaaagaaacgtATTAAACTATCCGTAGggattaattaacaaaaatgaactggtatttaaaaatttttgaacgaACGTGAATAACTTTAAGAGACAATTTTACCGATGCTTCGATGCTGAGAATGTAACCGAATTTAACAAGACCTTGAACGAACGGACCACCCAACgtacactttctctctttctctctcgtcttctCAGAAATAGTTATAAAGCTTGAGAAAGCTCAGGTCTTCCGGGACACCGTCGTTGCACCTGTAAAATTCCTATTCTCCTTTTTACCTCAATCGGAACAAAAGAAGGCTCTTGGTCGACGgtatatttcgtaataatacaagaaagagacagtggtagagaaagaagggtttggatatagaaaagaaaagactgtaggagagaaagagtgagagaggtgTACAGGGTACGAGCTGGACGTGCACTCTTCGGGGTCGAAGCACGAACGACAGGGTCCGCTAAGTGGCAAAGCACACACCGGTCGGTCTGTGCCTCCTTCATTAGCACCGACCGACCAGGCCGccgcttttcttctttccatggTGCCGAAGAGTGCctggaaggaagaagagggacAGTAGGAGCGAGTGAGCTAGCGTACCTCGATGTAGGTAGTACGACTCTCGCGCCATAAACCACggactctttctttctctttctttctttctttctttctttctctttctttcatggtCTCGCTTCTCGGAAATGTGCCAGCAGCGtgagtgcgcgcgcgcgcacgcttCAGCATACCGATGCCACGAAAGACATCTCGAGTCGGCCACCATCGGCGAGTTCGCTTTGTCCTCTCGTATTTGCCGCGTGTATCGTTTCGAAGGACGCACCGCaaaatctctttctgtctctctctctctctctctctctctcttctacgaAAGCAACGATTCTTTATTTGCCCTTTTCCACCTTCTGTTACAGAGAAGCTCACGACACAGTCCGAGGACTTCAGTAGGAAGCTGTACATCTTCGCGGAGAAGAGCCAGCGATACATTTGCTTCAACAAGCGGTGGAAACTCGTCGGCCTGGTAATTACTTGCCTCCCAATTATCGAACGTATTTCATCGCGGACTCGATCATATATTCACGTGTTCGAACAACTTTTCGCTTATCGTATACGTACAGCGAGAGAGTCGTTTTCAATGAGAACACTCGAAGGTTTTTGTTATTTCGTGAACGTAAAGATTTCAATAAGCTTGTTCTTGATATCTCTAGAACATTGGAGATACTAAAATAATCTCGTTTAAATGGTCCATCTTGTATATGCGATTcttattcatattttcctcttcttgtTCCAGCCGAAGAAACAGAAGGGTCCGATGTGCCAGTTCTACGAGGTCTACAACGGTTCGTACCTGAGGTACAGGAGCGTGGCCGACAGTACGCGATACCTCGGTTTCAACAAGCTCGGCAAACCGATGAAGAATCCCCATGGTAGACAGGAATGTTTCAACTTCATCAAGTACAATCCTCATGCCGACATAAACTACCACAACAACCTGGTGAATGCGGATATGGGTGGTATGGAGCCGAGAGAACCTTACGTGGTATCGAGGAAGCCTTCACCGATGAGGGCGACGAAGAACTCGCTGATACAAGCCGACAGTAGTGGTGCGaggcagcaacagcagcaacagcaccatcatcagcaacaacagcaacaacaacagcagcagcagcagcaacagcaacaacagcatcCAGCGGGGCACACGACGACGCATCGTCATCGGCACTCGAATCGTTGGAAGATGCGACAGGACGAAGAGGAACACTCGGCGATGCCACGAAGACGGCACGAGAGTCGTCTACTCGTCGAGGCTAGCAAGTATTGAGCCGGAAAAGCGTTGGCTCGCCGATCAAGACTGCCTCCTTTAATCCACACATGCAAACacataaacgaacgaacgaaaccgCGTACACGATTAATACACAAAGCCTTACACAGAAGATATCACAGGGAGACATGTACACGAAGACACGAATACAAGAAACACACACAACGATCATACACAGAAAAAACACACCGTACCTCCGTGAGAGTTACCTGATATCGATCTACCGAACGAACAACTCCATACGTCGCTTTGGCGCCTTTTTTTCATAAGATCATGTTTCGGTATGATTCTTCAGGGAAATCCGCAAACACGGAAACACCGCGACTTCGAGAAGATATATATGACTGCGCTTACCCGAGGCGCGACTTGGATCGCGCGAAGCCGCGTCTCGATTTATGTaggtgagaaagaaaatatgaaatggcAAATGATAGAGGAGAacagaaaatatgaaaagataaatacgTAGGACGACTTCAACGACTCCGATCTCCAATTATTCGCGCGACTCCGAAACTCCTCTCTTGCCCCCCGACTGAACCCATTTAAGGGCAAGTAGGAGTTAACTCAGAGACGAAGCACGCGAGAAAGAGTCGATGAACTCTCGTCGCGCTTTAAATCTTCGTGGCAgtctcgcgcgcgcgcctcGTTTCTTCGCGCGGAGAGTTGGCACGCGCTAgccgaaaaaaaaatcgctaTGGCGATCGTAGGTAAGCGCACGTGCGTTCGTTTCCCACCGAgcggtctctttctctctctttctctctctctcactttctctctcttttctctcactctctctctttctctctctttctctctctctctttctctttttgaacgAAGCGACAAACGGATTCAACGGTTCTAAAACTCTTCTCCTCCGCTAAACACAGGGATTCTcaaattagttttttattctaaaaatcACGATTTTTCATGTGGACAACATCGAGGGAGGCGCGATTGATTCTTTGCTCTTGACTATGAAAgtggaggagaaaagaaaaaaatgtaatagagATTCGCGGTTTTCCTCAGGAGGTTTTCCTCAGGCGTCGCGCGCGAACTCGCTGCTGCGCGCACACTAAGAacaataaaggaagaaagaaagaaaaaaaaaagcctCATGCCGCCGCGCAAGACTCTCGCTCGCTGTGTGCTAATTTTACGGCCCGcctaacgtaacgtaacgtaacgtaacgtaacgtaacgtaacgtaacgtaacgtgcGTGCtctgcgtgcgtgcgtgctcTGCCTGCCTGCATGCGTGTACGTATGATATGTGAGAATGTGTATGAATGCATGTACGCGTGTGTGTGAGTAGTAGCGTACGCGTGTGGATACGCAAGATCGATCGCTCGCGCGCGAGCCCAAAGCTTCAATGTCGCCCAAAcgagcaataataataacaataataataacaacaaaaaatatatatatatctctatatctatatggtgaaacaagaaaaaaaaatagaaaaaggataaaaaaaagaaagaaagaaaaagaaaaaagaaaaaaaaaaaatttgcacaGGACCGTGGCGCGAGCGAGAACGAGcgtatccctctctctttttctgtgttgttgttgttgttgttgcgtGTGTtaatgcgtgcgtgcgtacgttgTATTTGCCTCTTTAAACGCGTGTGAGTGCGtgtaatatattactatatcgTTATTGAAAACTTAATCCTTAGGACGCTGTcgcataaaacaaaaataaaactgtATTATTAGGTTAGATAACGCGAACACGTATGTACGCGATGGCAACGCGAAAAGCCGACCGGGGCTGACTGTTCCTGCTGCTGTTGTTTCCTTCTCCGCCCTTTAAATCTCACAATTTCTCCTATTCGACTCCCTCCGATAtccttattctctctttctctctcctttcgaaTCCTTAATTCAATGGGAGCAGCGACACGGTGCAGCTTCTCGCGTCAACGCCACGCGAAAGGAGCGcctgctctttttttttcccaaaaAGGAAACGCTCCCTAGGTAGcttatttattgaaatcacGTTTTAGGTTACTACGAAGGCCGAATCGCCcgatccttccttccttctttcctttcttcctttcttccctccttccaaaatttttttttcttttttaatcttttctttctaccctccatatatatatatactcttctATCTCGATCGACCTCGTAACGCGTGTGTGAAAATACGCGTCGCTCTCTTTACCATTCTGACAtctgttttttgtttgtttgtaattATCCCTTcgtcccttcctttttcttctcttcatcctTGTAATTTCAtcccccttcctctttctcttctcatcgTCCACCAATACATCACACACGAAATCTTATCCGATCTTCGATCGCGAAGAGATCGACGTagtcctcttttttttttattattttgtataaagaagatgaagaagaaaaaaaggataaaagaatgATCTGAAATCGCGGACGTTTACGCGCACGATTCGATACgcccccttctttttctttcttgtcgtCATCGagtaattcatttttctttaaaatatcgttcatacatacatatatacatacatacatccatacacacaaacacgaATAAATTCATAcatgcgtatgtacgtactatgcgtgaaaaaaagaaaaaaacgaattcCAGGCCAACGATCGCGCCTTGCATTTATCGTCtcgttctttaaaaaagaaagaaagaaagaaaaaaaacaaacaaacaaacaaacaaacaagaaaattaataaaacgagcAACATTCCcctcttattttttacatacatacaaacgtcATGCAAACGTCGTTAAACGAGAATGCaataagattttcttataCGTTTGCGGCTCGCGATTTGTAGTAACCCGAGAAATACTCGATTTGTTTTGCGTAACCTACAGCAGCGCTTTAGAAGGCCCTACAAAGTCCCACCCACAACCGCCCTCGAGAATGCTGTTTGTATGTGATGCTAATGTGAGTAGTTAAACAAATTGTGCGTAggaacatattatatattatatatatatatacatatatataaatatatataaatatatatacatatgaaaaaaaaagaaaagaaatcgaaacgCCACGTACCCTTCGACAAGCcgaggacgatcgatcgatcattttttcgtACTACCACGTCGAtctaactttttcttctcaccCTCGTGAAATTCTGATTAAGAAAATGGAGAACCGACcggaaatagaaataaaaaaccgGCTCGAGTTTGCATAGAGGAGACACGCGAGTACGTATGTTTTTCTACTCTACAATCAAACATAGACATACATGAATACACAGACGTACACCcacactctttctttctctttctatctttcgcgatccctctttcgttctttcacacgtctctcgtctctcgtttcttcgtcCATCGGTGCGTGGCGAGCGCAAGCTAAGCAGAATAAAATGTTGCGCGTAAACGGAAACTAAATGCCAGCAGCTGACCATGGAGAATTATtaacgaggaaagaaaaggaaaaggaaaaaaaaaggaagaaaaagaaaaaaaacgtaaaagtCCGAACgcttataatttaataacagACAACCTAATTGTAACGCGTAGtgtattaatattgtaatatggTAATGTAAACGCCACctctaaagaagaaaaaaaaaaagaaacacaaattATCCTACTACTCGTTTTTGTATGTGTAAGCATAGTGTCGTCACAATCGTcacgaggaaaaggaagagacgCGTCGAGAATCGCGATTTAGAATAAGTATGATCGacgattagaaagagagagaaactaggGAGAAGCAAATGAGATTCTCGAGCGTTTCTTTTCGCAACTTTACACGAAGaaattcattctcttttttctctctcactctctctctctctctcttcttttttttcatactttctcatcgtcatcgtcatcataatcataatcataatcatcataatCGCCATAAACGCCTCATCGTTATCGACGTTATCGACGAATAATCAGAACGACGGAAAAAAACGAACGGAGCACAAGAAATGAATCTGATTACcctatagatagataatatacataaaataaaattaaagaagaaaggtaaagtatataaatatatattatatatatataaatataaatatatatataaatatataaatatatggtgaaagagagagaggagatgtGTATTGTAAGATATTTAATACCAAGAAGACATTGTCAAAGGCAGACCAGATTGATGATCGATAACGAGGAAACGACgaatgataataacgataataataacaataataatattaataaacgttCTTCACGATCACGATCGTTGGCGAACCTtgcgaacgacgacgatgtaTGATACTCTAAACTATAATTCGCGTGTAGCTAATATAGTGGCCCAACCGTTACCCAATAAATCGATGTGTCGATGTACCCCGGACGTGTTCTGGTCGTTAAACGCGACCGCGAAAAGAAATTGAGATTAGTGTGTTAtgtgggagagaaaaaagaggaaaagagggagagagatagagatcgagatagagatagatagatagggaggggagagagaaagaaagaaagagggaggaagagagagagagagagtattttttgtttttgtaatcGTTCCGATCGAACACGAAAGCGATTAGAAACGAACCATGACACGCCCGGCAGCAATTagcaataatataaacattccaacgtaagaaagaaagaatgaaagaaaagaaaaaaaagaaaaaaaaagacgaataaagaaaagaatacaacGCGCACATAAATGCGACTTCTATTAATAATGTGTGCCgtcgtacgagagagaaatggatgaagaagaaaaaagcaagaaaaaaaaaacattgtcAAATACATGCTCATACACTGCTAATCGTCGTTCTAATAACCTATCTAAATCGTCCTCCCTCGTTCGTAATTGACGTAAAGGTGAGTAAAGacgaatcaaaaaaatatctacatatctatattttatttaagcgTTCCTCGAGGCAGTTGGAGAATTACAGCGGAAGTAAGGGAGAAAATGTCCCGATGCAGTTCAACGTTCTTAGGAATAAATGTAAGGAAAAAAGTAGTATAGAATCTATGGTAGAAGATGAATGAAACGGATTTAGAATGGCTCTCGATCGGGCAAAACCATTCTCTCGAAGCGAAGTTCCTTTTAAAAGCGAAAGCCAAAATCAAACATGCCGTTTCTCTTGACGTATTCGAAGGACACCGAAGGAACGGTAGTGATGGTGGCGATGATGGTATTGCGTCGTGGGTTCGTTATTTGCCAGGGATGGTCGAGAAGGTATTATTAGGGGTCCCCGCGTGCAAGTTAGGGCCGCGGGCAAAGGGCGGTAGGTACGTGTCTCGGCTTGACGGTCTCTCCACTCCAATTCCGACCGTTGATTTCCTCGGTAGTAGGCTTTCAAGGGTACCCCaaataacgtaaaaaaatCCTCTCAcctccctcctctttctcttcttcgacgCGGAGGGCTGAGGGGAGGTTACgaaaagtgaaagaacgaaacgggacgcgagagatagatagatagatagatagatatatagatagaaagagaaggagagagaaagagaaaaagagagagggtccCCCAATCTCGATCCCTCTTACCACCTCGTTGACACCCTCCTTTCTAGTATATACCGACTcgaatagtattatataagcACCCCTTCCAGCTTCCTTCTTAACGCGCTCAAGTGTTTGATCTGGAAATCACGCGTCTGGGCCCAGAGAACTATGTAcgtcgacgatgacgacaacgacgacgacgacgacgacgacgacgaagccGTTAAGTttcaccctctttctttctctctctctctctctctctctctctctctctctacctctcttttttctcatgtTCCTAAAGAGCATTCACGCGCCACCAGGTCGAAATTGATCCCTCGTACGAGGCCTCGTCTCGGTCCTACGAGATCCCTAGATTAAACCCTTTTGCTCCGTAAGCCTGTTTCGTGAAGCTGCGCCACCGGATATTTTATCTCACCGGATAATTCCCACCGTAGTCCGTCCcgtgtataataatattcagaatgattctttttttttctctttgttaagTTCTGCGGATCTCGATAGGCGATAACCTTTCGACCtaatattgaaaaaggaataatgaGAATTATTAATCAGACGAAAGTAGTAGGTAAtctaatcgatttatttcgatcaattttatctattaaattcgattagtCTCTTGTAAACCATGTTCGTTTTACTTGCGATGTGAGAAAGGAGGAGATGCGCGAAATTATGCGGCACGGTCCGAAACGCAGATTTTCAGGTTCGACGAGAATGCGTTGGGAACAGAGTGTTGGAAGATttaccaaagagagagagagagagagagagagaaagagagagtaagagaggaaGACAGCACGTTCAGGCGAGAAGGAGGTCCGATAGGGTACCTGCGGCCTCCAATTAAGATCTCTCAATTAGCGTATCTTATCTCTCGGTTGCTTATCCGTCGAGAGAGCGTCGGCAAGCTTGGCCGACAGGTTCGGCCTCGCGCGTTTCttgatcgagaaagaaagaccgCCGGTCCTTCGTTCTCGAAAGCAAGCCGGTCTATTTTTCGGCCGTTGCTTCGGCACTTTGGTTGCGTGCACGCACGCGCTTTGTGCCGAGTTCTTAGTCGACGCCGCCGCCGccatcgccatcgccatcGCCACCGCCATCGCCCTTGTTGTTAAATCGAGTATCCACGTCGTTGGAATATTAATTCACcgatcattaaaaaaagaaatgtagattacaaaatttctctccttcaacgacaattttcttttaaccaACTCGAATGGTTGGTTCGTCGgacgtttatattttatacgtttaatcgtttaaacgtCGATATTAGTCCGTTATAAATCTTGATTTAAATCAGAGATTTTGTCATAGAGAGTAGCATAGGGTATATTGATCGTTAATTAGTTATGTACGTTTTAGATGGAAAATCTTCCACGTCGTATATCTAACGCGAAAATTATTGCTAGACTCTGTATATAATCGAAGTTATCATATATGGTATCTGAAGTTAGCTTGATATGCCATCGCGTCTGATATGCGTCGATCGCGAATTATAATTATGGTATGTTATCGCGACAAGTGCCTCGTCGATACGAATGCACTTTCCTGCAACTTCGACTAGCCACCGAAGATTATACCGTTATGGGTATCGTATATGTATTCTCACGTATACGTGCACGTGATACACGCTcatgaattataattattcgatcACGTACAACGCACGCCGATAAATTGGTCAGATTGATTGCGACTCTTGATAAGAATCGCTcgagtatataatattaaacggCGGCTCGCGATAGTGAAATTGAAGGAAGACTTATGAAACGTGCTCATCGGAATGCGTGTCTCGTGTCGTTTAGTAGCCGTAATAGctttttatgataaattagatcgaacgatattcgagaaatcatttttacgaGTCCTACGatgataataaacaaattagaaATGAGACGTTATGTGTctttttaaaggaaaagaaaaaagaagaaagagaaaacggaaATTTTTTCCACTTGTTCGTTCATCGAGAAAACCTTTTGAAAAGGAGGGATCTACGTTTTCGAAGTTTTTTAGAGATGAGATAAAATGCGGGCCGTTACAATACCTTCGTTTGTCCTTGAATTAGAAGACCGTTCGAAGAATTTCTCACTTCAAATTCGAAGAGTTCGAAGAACTACAAATTACAGGACTAAAAGTGTATTCCGACGAAGATAAttagaaattgaaaattgCAATCTAAATGTAggacatttattaatatatctctGGTATATTGTATTGATAATGTACGAGCAAATGGTAATGATAATCACgatgtatatatcgtataaaatcgTCTACATTTAAAAGTCATAATCCAAGTCCATTGAAGCGTTTCCGCAGGAAGTCCATTTCACGGAGGTCGAGGAAAATAGAGGGAACAGAGTGTAGTCGTTCTCCCTcaatctatttctctttttcatatatatatatatatatatatatatatatatatatatatatttaggtgTACATGTATAGGAACTCCGTTTCCAGCGACTTTCGGTAACAGGAAGTCAAGTCGACGTTGCGTAAAATACATGGCCGTGGCAGGACACGACGGTGGACAGTAGGACGAAATTGTTACAATGAGAAGAACGGACCTCGGTAAATATTCGTTGGACGGTTTCTCCGTAGTATGTATTGTGAAAGAGAGCCGACTTTGCCTTTAATCGTCACGGATTTTCGAGCATGCCGGCGATTTATGTGAACGGCTTTTTGGGTGACCGCCATATGAAATTCGTGAACGATTTTTCGCACGTTAGAacgttttcttcctctctctttcatttttccttgtctactttctctttttttctttttttttattctgccTAAACCAGGTATACGTTATTCACGCTCGATTAGAATCAAAAATAGAgctcgaaagattttctcgttGAAACCAAAGGGGAAATGCGATAAGAGTTACGTTTGACGTAAAAATTGAATCAAATATGTCTCATATTTGCACGATACCATCTACAagacaataaaatttaatgattagTCGTCTCATAATCGTCGTGGCTC
This window encodes:
- the LOC127064317 gene encoding fibroblast growth factor 17-like isoform X3, whose amino-acid sequence is MFLEIIRLPQLAVLAKILCLLMVVMCGAVPAMVRSVSLYSTCSSGNVTVMGRSIKAVGRSDDNAPYQKLTTQSEDFSRKLYIFAEKSQRYICFNKRWKLVGLPKKQKGPMCQFYEVYNGSYLRYRSVADSTRYLGFNKLGKPMKNPHGRQECFNFIKYNPHADINYHNNLVNADMGGMEPREPYVVSRKPSPMRATKNSLIQADSSGARQQQQQQHHHQQQQQQQQQQQQQQQQQHPAGHTTTHRHRHSNRWKMRQDEEEHSAMPRRRHESRLLVEASKY
- the LOC127064317 gene encoding serum response factor homolog A-like isoform X1, encoding MDKVVKDCSDRWIDKSWHAPRQSRYFKRTKKDEEEVTRRKGSHRLEEYYYPSCGASKADNIGELHRLVQRCNLPVVICLRLPQLAVLAKILCLLMVVMCGAVPAMVRSVSLYSTCSSGNVTVMGRSIKAVGRSDDNAPYQKLTTQSEDFSRKLYIFAEKSQRYICFNKRWKLVGLPKKQKGPMCQFYEVYNGSYLRYRSVADSTRYLGFNKLGKPMKNPHGRQECFNFIKYNPHADINYHNNLVNADMGGMEPREPYVVSRKPSPMRATKNSLIQADSSGARQQQQQQHHHQQQQQQQQQQQQQQQQQHPAGHTTTHRHRHSNRWKMRQDEEEHSAMPRRRHESRLLVEASKY
- the LOC127064317 gene encoding fibroblast growth factor 17-like isoform X2: MRLTLSTLPQLAVLAKILCLLMVVMCGAVPAMVRSVSLYSTCSSGNVTVMGRSIKAVGRSDDNAPYQKLTTQSEDFSRKLYIFAEKSQRYICFNKRWKLVGLPKKQKGPMCQFYEVYNGSYLRYRSVADSTRYLGFNKLGKPMKNPHGRQECFNFIKYNPHADINYHNNLVNADMGGMEPREPYVVSRKPSPMRATKNSLIQADSSGARQQQQQQHHHQQQQQQQQQQQQQQQQQHPAGHTTTHRHRHSNRWKMRQDEEEHSAMPRRRHESRLLVEASKY
- the LOC127064317 gene encoding fibroblast growth factor 17-like isoform X4, with amino-acid sequence MFVIRLPQLAVLAKILCLLMVVMCGAVPAMVRSVSLYSTCSSGNVTVMGRSIKAVGRSDDNAPYQKLTTQSEDFSRKLYIFAEKSQRYICFNKRWKLVGLPKKQKGPMCQFYEVYNGSYLRYRSVADSTRYLGFNKLGKPMKNPHGRQECFNFIKYNPHADINYHNNLVNADMGGMEPREPYVVSRKPSPMRATKNSLIQADSSGARQQQQQQHHHQQQQQQQQQQQQQQQQQHPAGHTTTHRHRHSNRWKMRQDEEEHSAMPRRRHESRLLVEASKY